The Rhododendron vialii isolate Sample 1 chromosome 5a, ASM3025357v1 genome contains a region encoding:
- the LOC131325083 gene encoding translocase of chloroplast 120, chloroplastic-like: MENGVGIVDGSHLGEKYTENNEDWELRDEKWAEVVGSDESKDSEGDEFFEEAVGSEIARVHSEDIVVNGDDDVEKVGRLGGGSLEFDDDSNVENEVEKLDEDIVVDRDGGVENVAQMEGSLGFDSNVGNEVEEFEESVEVPIAVGNHEGELPISVEDKLEGVENGDPVDEAVEKEVIDEESFVEKVVRDELNQMEIDATAAGDGGTLKNLNQADEKSDVMSEKCENGNTNILNLEGSLALENSENGCANKETELVDKESPSGDAQIVLGGESESQPEVGSIGEVLDQAGKCEEVKPTLGLSDSPDVESCLVNLENERDKNEKPKDMATVVLENQDDRSPELKNTSITKYLDQLGTSMKADDTLNTSFGATDKILKVEKLPASEDSVVKTDEKIQAGPANLEVKEVEDSQFLHGTKDAKASNGVAKGFENKGEQDEETKQSARGNREGDTKPEANGSASSTKPANSKPTFVRPAGLGHTAPLLEPAPRVVQQSRMNGTLSQMQNQLIEDPTMGETEENDETREKLQMIRVKFLRLAHRLGQTPHNVVVAQVLYRLGLAEQLRGRSGGRVNSFSFDRASAMAEQLEAVGQEPLDFSCTIMVIGKTGVGKSATINSIFNEVKFGTNAFHLGTKKVQDVVGTVEGIKVRVIDTPGLLPSPSDQRHNEKVLHSVKRFISKTPPDIVLYLDRLDMQSRDFGDMPLLRTITEIFGPSIWFNAIVVLTHAASAPPEGPNGTTTSYDVFVNQRSTFVQQAIRQAAGDMRLMNPVSLVENHSACRTNRAGQRVLPNGQIWKAHLLLLSFASKILAEANTLLKLQDSPPGKAFPTQTRAPPLPSLLSSLLQSRPQLKLPEEQLGDDDTFDDELDELSDSEDESPYDRLPFRRLTKAELEKLTKAQKKAYFEEIDKREQLFMKKQLKEEKKRRKMMQKLAAAAKDLPSDYDENVEDESSGAASVPVPMPDFALPASFDSDNPTHRFRHLDSPNQWVVRPVLDNHGWDHDIGYEGVNVEKLFVVKQAIPVSFSTQVTKDKKDANLQMEISSSVKHSKGKATSLGFDMQTLGKDMSYTLRSETRFINYRRNKATAGLSVTRLGDALTAGMKIEDQLIINKRLHLVMSGGAMTGRGDVAYAGSLEATLRDKNHPFGRSLSTFGLSVMDWHGDLAIGGNLQSQIPIGRFTNLIARASLNNRNSGQVSIRLNSSEQLQIALIGLLPLVRKLLGHPQQ, translated from the coding sequence ATGGAAAATGGGGTTGGGATTGTTGATGGGTCTCATTTGGGAGAGAAGTATACGGAGAATAACGAGGATTGGGAGTTGAGAGATGAAAAATGGGCTGAGGTTGTTGGGTCTGATGAATCAAAGGACTCAGAAGGAGACGAATTTTTCGAGGAGGCAGTCGGGTCTGAGATAGCTAGAGTTCATTCAGAGGATATTGTTGTCAATGGAGATGATGATGTCGAGAAGGTTGGACGATTGGGGGGTGGTTCTTTGGAGTTTGATGATGATTCAAATGTGGAAAATGAAGTTGAGAAGCTTGATGAAGATATTGTTGTTGACCGAGATGGTGGTGTTGAGAACGTTGCACAAATGGAGGGTTCTTTAGGGTTTGACTCGAATGTGGGAAATGAAGTTGAGGAATTTGAAGAGTCAGTTGAAGTTCCTATTGCAGTTGGTAATCATGAGGGGGAGCTACCAATTAGCGTTGAAGATAAGTTGGAAGGTGTGGAAAATGGGGATCCAGTTGATGAGGCAGTGGAGAAGGAAGTCATTGATGAGGAGAGTTTTGTTGAGAAAGTTGTGAGGGATGAATTGAATCAAATGGAGATTGATGCTACTGCTGCGGGAGATGGAGGAACTTTGAAAAACTTGAATCAGGCGGATGAGAAGTCTGATGTAATGTCtgagaagtgtgaaaatggtaatacaaatattttgaacttgGAAGGAAGTCTGGCTCTTGAAAACTCAGAAAATGGCTGTGCAAACAAGGAGACAGAGCTGGTTGATAAAGAATCACCATCTGGGGATGCCCAAATTGTACTAGGAGGTGAGTCTGAGTCTCAGCCGGAGGTTGGTTCCATTGGAGAGGTTTTGGATCAAGCTGGAAAGTGTGAGGAAGTGAAGCCAACTTTGGGTTTATCTGATAGTCCAGACGTTGAATCTTGTTTGGTTAACTTGGAAAACGAACGTGATAAGAATGAAAAACCAAAGGACATGGCTACGGTTGTTTTGGAAAATCAGGATGACAGGAGTCCGGAACTGAAAAATACTTCAATCACTAAATATTTAGACCAACTTGGAACTAGTATGAAAGCCGACGATACACTAAATACTTCTTTCGGGGCAACTGATAAAATTTTGAAGGTTGAGAAATTGCCTGCTTCAGAAGATTCTGTGGTGAAGACTGATGAGAAGATTCAGGCCGGTCCAGCTAATTTAGAAGTGAAAGAGGTTGAGGATTCTCAGTTTCTGCATGGGACTAAGGATGCCAAAGCTTCCAATGGTGTGGCCAAGGGGTTTGAAAACAAAGGAGAACAAGATGAGGAGACCAAACAAAGTGCTCGAGGGAATAGAGAAGGGGACACCAAACCTGAAGCAAATGGTTCTGCCTCTTCTACAAAACCTGCAAATTCCAAGCCTACATTTGTGCGTCCAGCTGGCCTAGGCCACACCGCCCCACTATTGGAACCTGCCCCTCGAGTTGTGCAGCAGTCTAGGATGAATGGAACGTTATCTCAGATGCAAAATCAACTCATTGAGGACCCCACAATGGGGGAAACTGAGGAAAACGACGAGACACGTGAAAAACTCCAAATGATAAGGGTGAAATTCTTGAGACTTGCTCATAGGCTCGGGCAGACTCCCCACAATGTTGTGGTGGCTCAAGTCTTGTACAGGCTAGGGCTAGCTGAACAGCTGAGAGGGAGAAGTGGGGGCCGTGTTAATTCCTTTAGCTTTGACCGCGCGAGTGCAATGGCAGAGCAGTTAGAGGCAGTTGGGCAGGAACCCCTTGATTTCTCATGCACAATTATGGTTATTGGAAAAACGGGGGTCGGTAAAAGTGCAACCATTAATTCCATATTCAACGAGGTTAAGTTTGGCACCAATGCTTTTCATCTGGGTACAAAGAAAGTTCAGGATGTTGTCGGAACTGTAGAGGGGATCAAGGTACGTGTAATCGACACCCCTGGCCTTCTACCTTCGCCGTCAGACCAACGCCACAATGAAAAGGTCCTGCACTCTGTGAAGCGGTTTATTTCTAAAACGCCCCCGGATATTGTTTTGTATCTAGATAGGCTGGACATGCAGAGTAGAGATTTTGGTGACATGCCTTTATTGCGCACAATCACTGAGATATTTGGGCCATCGATTTGGTTCAATGCAATTGTGGTCCTAACTCATGCGGCATCAGCTCCACCTGAGGGCCCTAATGGCACGACTACAAGTTATGACGTGTTTGTCAACCAAAGGTCTACTTTTGTCCAACAAGCGATTCGGCAGGCGGCTGGGGATATGAGGCTTATGAACCCTGTTTCTTTAGTGGAAAACCATTCGGCTTGTAGAACAAATAGAGCTGGACAAAGAGTACTACCGAATGGTCAGATTTGGAAGGCCCACTTGCTATTGCTTTCCTTCGCGTCCAAAATATTGGCTGAAGCAAACACACTTCTAAAGTTGCAAGATAGTCCTCCAGGAAAGGCATTTCCTACTCAAACAAGAGCACCTCCTTTGCCTTCTCTCCTCTCATCGCTTCTCCAATCAAGACCACAGCTGAAACTTCCGGAAGAGCAGCTTGGTGACGATGATACCTTTGATGATGAGCTGGACGAGCTATCAGACTCCGAGGATGAGTCACCATACGATAGGTTGCCATTTAGACGGTTGACGAAGGCTGAGTTGGAAAAGCTCACAAAAGCCCAGAAGAAAGCGTATTTTGAGGAAATTGACAAAAGGGAACAGCTTTTTATGAAGAAACAGTTGAAGGAAGAGAAGAAGCGGCGAAAGATGATGCAGAAATTGGCAGCTGCAGCTAAGGATTTGCCAAGTGACTACGATGAAAACGTAGAAGATGAAAGCAGTGGTGCAGCATCTGTTCCAGTTCCCATGCCTGATTTTGCCTTGCCTGCTTCTTTTGATTCCGATAATCCAACTCATCGTTTTCGCCACCTTGATTCTCCCAACCAATGGGTTGTGAGGCCTGTTCTAGATAATCATGGGTGGGACCATGACATTGGTTATGAAGGCGTAAATGTAGAAAAGCTATTTGTTGTTAAACAAGCAATACCTGTGTCTTTCTCTACTCAGGTTACAAAGGATAAGAAGGATGCCAATCTCCAGATGGAAATATCTAGTTCAGTGAAACACAGCAAGGGCAAGGCAACTTCATTAGGTTTTGATATGCAGACTCTGGGAAAGGATATGTCTTATACTTTACGGAGTGAAACAAGGTTTATTAATTATAGGCGAAATAAGGCAACAGCAGGTCTTTCAGTTACTCGTTTGGGTGATGCCTTGACAGCAGGAATGAAAATTGAGGACCAGTTAATCATTAACAAACGATTGCATTTGGTTATGTCTGGGGGTGCTATGACGGGTCGTGGTGATGTTGCTTATGCCGGCAGTTTGGAAGCCACTTTGAGAGACAAAAATCATCCTTTCGGTCGTTCGTTGTCAACTTTTGGGCTTTCTGTTATGGATTGGCATGGAGATCTTGCTATTGGAGGAAATTTGCAGTCTCAGATTCCTATTGGACGGTTTACAAACTTGATTGCACGTGCCAGCTTGAATAATCGGAATTCTGGGCAGGTTAGTATTCGGTTGAACAGCTCAGAACAGCTTCAAATAGCTTTGATTGGGCTGCTACCTCTTGTCAGAAAGCTACTAGGTCATCCACAACAATAG
- the LOC131325090 gene encoding probable amidase At4g34880 translates to MATTINSPLSHLLLVVLSLLFLFALTNSGHDFPIQEATIDGIQRAFADGRLTSRQLVDFYLHRIETLNPALRGVIEVNPDARDQADEADREIGAPRGSLHGIPVLLKDSIGTADKLNTTVGSYALLGSVVRRDATVVERLREAGAVVLGKASVSEWYHFRSFGIPDGWCARSGLKQNPYVESGTPSGSSSGSAISVAANMVAVSLGTETDGSIIGPADFNSVVGIKPTVGLTSRAGVVPISPRQDSIGPICRTVSDAVQVLDVIVGFDPRDFEATKEAAKFIPAGGYKQFLNLDGLKGKRLGVVRNPFLALSNKSTGVSTFESHLNTLRRRGATIVDDLEITDVEVILDRSQSGEAVALLAEFKLTINDYLEELITSPVRSLADVIAFNTNNPDLEKANEYGQENLIAAERTNGVGEEEREAIRMMENLSQNGFEKLMKENELDVMVTPGWGASTVLAIGGYPAISVPAGYDGSGMPFGICFGGLKGSEPKLIEFAYAFEQATMVRRPPFSVQGIQQ, encoded by the exons ATGGCGACAACCATCAATTCTCCACTCTCTCACCTCTTATTAGTAGTACTCTCGCTCCTCTTCCTCTTCGCTCTCACCAACAGTGGCCACGATTTCCCTATCCAGGAAGCCACAATCGACGGCATCCAGCGGGCCTTCGCCGACGGCAGGCTCACCTCCAGACAGCTCGTTGACTTCTACTTGCACCGGATCGAGACCCTCAATCCGGCGCTCCGCGGCGTGATAGAGGTGAATCCGGACGCGCGTGACCAAGCGGACGAGGCCGACCGAGAGATCGGGGCCCCCCGTGGGTCGCTGCACGGCATTCCGGTGTTGCTCAAGGACAGCATAGGCACGGCGGACAAGCTGAACACGACGGTCGGATCGTACGCGTTGCTGGGGTCGGTGGTGCGGAGGGATGCGACGGTGGTGGAGAGGCTGAGGGAGGCTGGGGCTGTTGTGTTGGGGAAAGCTAGTGTTAGTGAGTGGTATCATTTTCGGTCTTTTGGAATTCCGGACGGTTGGTGTGCTAGGAGTG GATTAAAACAG AATCCTTATGTGGAGTCAGGGACCCCAAGCGGGTCCAGCAGCGGATCAGCCATATCAGTAGCTGCAAACATGGTGGCTGTATCACTAGGGACCGAGACCGACGGCTCCATAATAGGCCCTGCTGATTTCAACTCTGTTGTGGGGATCAAGCCCACTGTTGGACTAACTAGCCGAGCCGGTGTTGTCCCCATTTCGCCACGACAGGACTCAATTGG GCCCATATGTAGAACCGTGTCAGATGCAGTTCAAGTGCTTGATGTAATCGTGGGCTTTGATCCGCGAGATTTCGAAGCAACAAAAGAAGCTGCCAAATTCATACCTGCAGGTGGTTACAAACAATTTCTCAACTTAGACGGCCTCAAAGGAAAGAGGTTGGGTGTGGTGAGGAATCCATTTTTGGCCCTTTCGAATAAGTCCACAGGTGTTTCCACCTTCGAAAGTCATCTGAACACGTTAAG gcGAAGGGGAGCAACAATAGTGGATGATTTGGAGATAACGGATGTTGAAGTCATTTTGGATCGGTCTCAAAGTGGCGAAGCAGTGGCTCTGCTAGCCGAGTTCAAGTTGACCATAAATGATTACTTGGAAGAGCTAATCACTTCTCCAGTGCGGTCGCTAGCTGACGTTATTGCTTTCAACACAAATAACCCTGATCTG GAGAAAGCCAACGAATACGGTCAGGAAAATTTGATTGCTGCAGAACGGACAAATGGGGTCGGCGAGGAAGAAAGGGAGGCGATAAGGATGATGGAGAATCTGTCGCAAAATGGTTTTGAGAAACTTATGAAGGAGAACGAGTTGGATGTAATGGTGACACCGGGTTGGGGTGCCTCTACTGTACTGGCAATTGGAGGGTACCCTGCAATTTCTGTCCCGGCCGGCTACGATGGCAGTGGAATGCCTTTTGGGATCTGTTTTGGAGGCCTGAAGGGCTCAGAACCGAAGCTGATTGAGTTTGCCTATGCTTTTGAACAGGCTACAATGGTTCGGAGACCGCCTTTCTCTGTCCAGGGAATTCAGCAATGA